A window of the Dickeya dianthicola NCPPB 453 genome harbors these coding sequences:
- a CDS encoding aminotransferase-like domain-containing protein — MSTDGLLAQRMARLKSSAIRELLKHSKMDGVISLAGGIPSDALFDFQGLNEATQLAITEQPKSAFQYGLTEGSPLLRERIAELCALRGVRTQAQDIVVTAGSQQALDLVMRATTNPQDIFVVERPTYLAALQTLELAEAQVRSVSSDENGMVVDELAALLETTRIKGVYLVPNFGNPSGVTLSDARRRQLVALAARHDFLIVEDDPYGELRFTEERHATLYQLAKEAGHADRVVYTSSFSKILAPGLRLGWAILPDWLLHKVAIIKQAADLHASSLSQTIVEYYLGTGRLPAQIDKIRQAYRRKGELLSELVEHELGEVISFNQPKGGMFLWARFRQPFDTTAWLQKTLEQGVVFVPGEFFFADNPDQSTLRLSFATATEEQMHEAVARLRRAL, encoded by the coding sequence ATGTCAACGGATGGGTTACTGGCGCAGCGTATGGCGCGCCTGAAAAGCTCCGCGATTCGTGAATTGCTCAAGCACAGCAAAATGGACGGGGTGATTTCGTTGGCGGGCGGCATTCCTTCTGATGCGTTGTTTGATTTCCAGGGACTGAATGAAGCGACCCAACTGGCGATTACCGAGCAGCCGAAATCGGCGTTCCAGTATGGCCTGACTGAAGGCAGCCCGTTGCTGCGCGAGCGTATCGCCGAACTGTGCGCGCTGCGTGGCGTCCGCACGCAGGCGCAGGATATTGTGGTGACCGCCGGTTCTCAGCAGGCGCTGGATCTGGTGATGCGCGCCACCACCAACCCGCAGGATATCTTTGTGGTGGAGCGCCCGACCTATCTGGCGGCGCTGCAAACGCTGGAACTGGCGGAAGCGCAGGTGAGGTCGGTGTCGTCCGACGAAAACGGCATGGTGGTGGATGAGCTGGCAGCACTGCTGGAAACCACGCGTATCAAAGGCGTCTATCTGGTGCCGAACTTCGGCAACCCCAGCGGCGTCACCCTGAGCGATGCGCGCCGCCGTCAACTGGTGGCGCTGGCCGCCCGTCACGATTTCCTGATCGTAGAAGACGACCCGTACGGCGAACTGCGTTTCACCGAAGAACGCCACGCCACCCTTTATCAGTTGGCGAAAGAGGCCGGGCACGCCGACCGCGTGGTTTATACCTCGTCGTTCTCCAAGATTCTGGCGCCGGGGCTGCGTCTGGGCTGGGCGATTCTGCCCGACTGGCTGTTGCATAAAGTGGCGATCATCAAGCAGGCCGCCGACCTGCACGCCAGCTCGCTGTCCCAGACTATCGTGGAATATTACCTGGGAACCGGGCGTTTGCCGGCGCAGATTGACAAAATTCGTCAGGCTTACCGCCGCAAAGGAGAACTGCTGTCCGAATTGGTGGAGCATGAGCTGGGCGAGGTGATTAGCTTCAACCAGCCGAAAGGCGGCATGTTCTTGTGGGCGCGTTTCCGGCAGCCGTTCGATACCACCGCCTGGCTGCAAAAAACGCTGGAGCAAGGGGTGGTGTTCGTGCCCGGCGAGTTCTTCTTCGCCGATAACCCGGACCAGTCAACGCTGCGCCTGTCGTTCGCCACCGCGACCGAAGAGCAGATGCACGAGGCGGTTGCCCGCCTGCGTCGCGCGCTGTAA
- a CDS encoding methyl-accepting chemotaxis protein, with protein sequence MQILKNMKLGAMLSSGFILVILIGFFVAIFGRSQLIHVGNNLDYLSNIRLNNLIAMQEIKDNLNAAARIIRESAIQTDAAHLVQEKHDLEQLIDRNNALLKLLDEKLKLKKSRELLAQLNQARPPYSNAVRKVLELSMTGQQEQARALILGDLLTTQATLFNTMDTMITEHKNDTVEMSQHFMADARDAGSLLLVVTAISALLGALVAWLITRQVKGQLGGEPTYASHIAQQVAQGDLSVDVLLKTNDRHSLLAAMRAMRDSLSHIVNQVRQSSESIATGSQQIAIGNADLSQRTEEQAASLQQTAASMEQISQTIRQNSDTVREAAQLATTASQTAAKGSEVVSDVIHTMEEITTSSRKIGDIISVIDGIAFQTNILALNAAVEAARAGEQGRGFAVVAGEVRSLAQRSASAAREIKTLITESMEKVESGSQRVSHAGVTMEEIVSQAHHVAELIKEIGVTTTEQESGIGQIHQAVSQLDQVTQQNAALVEQSASAADSLNAQAGHLVQLMNVFVLANHTAQPQLPHRENAAWRLALASR encoded by the coding sequence ATGCAAATACTAAAAAATATGAAACTCGGCGCTATGCTCAGCTCCGGTTTTATACTGGTTATTCTGATAGGCTTTTTCGTCGCGATTTTCGGACGCAGCCAGCTGATTCATGTAGGCAATAATCTGGATTACCTGTCCAATATTCGCCTGAATAACCTGATTGCTATGCAGGAAATAAAAGACAACCTGAATGCGGCTGCCCGCATTATTCGGGAAAGCGCCATACAGACCGACGCCGCCCACCTCGTTCAGGAAAAACACGACCTTGAACAACTCATCGACCGAAATAACGCCTTGCTCAAGCTGCTGGATGAAAAACTAAAGCTGAAAAAGTCACGTGAATTACTGGCGCAACTTAATCAGGCGCGCCCCCCTTATTCCAATGCGGTACGAAAAGTGCTTGAGCTGAGCATGACCGGCCAGCAGGAGCAAGCCCGTGCATTGATTCTGGGCGACCTGCTGACCACGCAGGCCACGCTGTTCAACACGATGGACACCATGATCACCGAGCACAAAAACGACACGGTCGAGATGTCCCAGCATTTCATGGCGGATGCCCGCGACGCCGGTAGCCTGTTGTTGGTCGTAACGGCCATCAGTGCGCTGTTGGGTGCGCTGGTAGCCTGGTTGATTACCCGCCAGGTGAAAGGACAACTGGGCGGCGAGCCGACCTATGCCTCGCATATCGCCCAACAGGTAGCACAGGGCGATTTGTCTGTGGATGTCCTGCTGAAAACCAACGACCGCCACAGCCTGCTGGCCGCCATGCGCGCTATGCGCGACAGCCTCAGCCATATCGTCAATCAGGTGCGCCAGAGCAGCGAATCCATCGCCACCGGCTCGCAGCAGATCGCCATCGGTAACGCCGATCTCAGCCAGCGTACCGAAGAGCAGGCCGCCAGTCTGCAACAAACCGCCGCCTCAATGGAGCAAATCAGCCAGACTATTCGCCAGAACAGCGACACGGTGCGCGAAGCCGCTCAGCTCGCCACCACTGCCAGTCAGACGGCCGCCAAAGGCAGCGAAGTGGTGAGCGACGTCATCCACACGATGGAAGAAATCACCACCAGTTCACGCAAAATCGGCGATATTATCAGCGTCATCGACGGCATTGCTTTCCAGACCAACATTCTGGCGCTGAATGCGGCGGTAGAAGCCGCCCGCGCCGGCGAGCAGGGCCGCGGCTTTGCGGTAGTGGCTGGCGAGGTGCGTTCGCTGGCGCAGCGTTCCGCCTCCGCCGCCCGAGAAATCAAAACACTGATCACCGAGAGCATGGAAAAAGTGGAAAGCGGCTCACAACGCGTCAGCCACGCCGGGGTCACGATGGAAGAGATTGTCTCTCAGGCCCATCATGTTGCGGAATTAATTAAGGAAATCGGCGTGACGACTACCGAACAGGAGTCCGGCATCGGCCAAATCCATCAGGCGGTCAGCCAGCTCGATCAGGTCACTCAGCAAAACGCCGCACTGGTGGAACAGTCCGCCAGCGCCGCCGACAGCCTGAACGCCCAGGCCGGTCATCTGGTGCAACTGATGAATGTGTTCGTACTCGCCAATCACACCGCTCAGCCTCAGCTGCCACACCGTGAAAACGCCGCCTGGCGTCTGGCGCTGGCGTCACGCTGA
- a CDS encoding methyl-accepting chemotaxis protein, protein MRFFKEMKLGSMLGVGFTMVIAIGFLVAIYGQSQLRQLSTNIQTLSKERITNLLLIQEYKDNLNIAARVIRNIALLSDHQQMTEEKQRIDNMAPRNDDIIATLHKVAVTPEQKALMAQLDQNRPAYQDAVRKAIDKGLENKDDEARDLILNDVRRSQDALFKAIDTMLTYQKSATTATADDSESQANGAGILMLSLAALIAVAGSLIAWLITRFIKGQLGGEPTYASHIAQQVAQGDLSVDVLLKTGDRHSLLAAMRTMRDSLSHIVNQVRQSSESIATGSQQIAMGNADLSQRTEEQAASLQQTAASMEQISQTIRQNGETVREAAQIATTASDTAAKGSEVVGNVIQTMAEITASSRKIGDIISVIDGIAFQTNILALNAAVEAARAGEQGRGFAVVAGEVRSLAQRSAYAAREIKELITESMEKVENGSQLVGHAGTTMDDIVTQARHVADLIKEIGVTTTEQESGISQINLAVNQLDQVTQQNAALVEQSASAADSLSDQARHLVQLMNVFVVAGNHRQDEHAAYPRADLRLALASH, encoded by the coding sequence ATGCGTTTCTTTAAAGAAATGAAGTTAGGATCCATGTTGGGCGTCGGGTTCACAATGGTAATCGCTATCGGTTTTCTGGTAGCGATTTATGGTCAGTCACAGTTACGACAGCTCAGTACCAATATTCAGACGTTATCGAAAGAGCGGATCACCAATCTGCTGTTAATACAAGAATACAAAGACAACCTGAATATTGCCGCCCGGGTAATCAGAAATATCGCGTTGCTTTCCGATCACCAACAAATGACCGAAGAAAAACAGCGTATTGATAACATGGCGCCCAGAAATGACGACATTATCGCCACTCTCCATAAAGTGGCCGTCACCCCTGAACAAAAGGCGCTGATGGCCCAGTTGGACCAAAACCGCCCTGCTTATCAGGACGCGGTCAGAAAAGCGATCGATAAAGGGCTGGAAAATAAAGACGACGAGGCAAGAGACCTGATCCTCAACGACGTGCGCCGCTCTCAGGATGCGCTGTTCAAGGCCATCGACACCATGCTGACCTACCAGAAAAGCGCGACCACCGCCACGGCTGACGACTCGGAATCACAAGCCAACGGCGCCGGTATACTGATGTTGTCTCTGGCGGCGCTGATTGCCGTCGCCGGCAGCCTGATAGCCTGGCTGATAACCCGCTTCATCAAGGGGCAACTGGGCGGCGAGCCGACTTATGCCTCGCATATCGCTCAGCAGGTGGCGCAGGGCGACCTGTCCGTCGATGTCCTGCTGAAAACCGGCGATCGCCACAGCCTGCTGGCCGCCATGCGCACCATGCGTGACAGCCTCAGCCATATCGTCAATCAGGTGCGCCAGAGCAGCGAATCCATCGCTACCGGCTCGCAACAGATTGCTATGGGCAACGCCGATCTCAGCCAGCGCACCGAAGAGCAGGCCGCCAGCCTACAGCAAACCGCCGCCTCGATGGAACAAATCAGCCAGACCATCCGCCAGAACGGCGAAACGGTGCGAGAGGCCGCCCAGATAGCCACCACCGCCAGCGATACCGCCGCCAAAGGCAGTGAAGTGGTAGGTAACGTCATCCAGACGATGGCCGAGATTACCGCCAGTTCGCGCAAAATCGGCGACATTATCAGCGTCATCGACGGCATTGCTTTCCAGACCAATATTCTGGCGCTGAATGCGGCGGTGGAAGCCGCCCGCGCCGGCGAGCAGGGCCGCGGTTTCGCGGTGGTGGCCGGCGAGGTACGTTCGCTGGCGCAGCGCTCCGCCTACGCCGCACGGGAAATCAAGGAACTGATCACCGAAAGCATGGAAAAAGTGGAAAACGGTTCACAACTGGTCGGTCACGCCGGCACGACTATGGACGATATCGTGACGCAGGCGCGCCACGTCGCCGACCTGATTAAGGAAATCGGCGTCACGACAACCGAGCAGGAATCCGGCATCAGCCAGATAAATCTGGCGGTCAACCAGCTCGATCAGGTCACCCAGCAGAACGCCGCACTGGTGGAGCAGTCCGCCAGCGCCGCCGACAGCCTGAGCGATCAGGCCCGCCATCTGGTGCAGTTGATGAATGTGTTTGTGGTCGCGGGAAATCACCGGCAAGACGAACACGCCGCGTATCCCCGTGCCGATTTACGTCTGGCGCTGGCATCACACTAA
- a CDS encoding methyl-accepting chemotaxis protein — protein sequence MSIFKNMKLATMLGTGFAIVLIISFFVSTYGQFQLRQQSDNVNTLAGDQLEGLLLVQELKDNLNSVAISIRNLTLFTAPDQVAQEKQLTTKIIARNSEILKRIAELAGSPKEKALFDAINQARPASLAATQKAIAFSQDNKLDEAKAVIMNEVKPAQENYFKAINDMVSYQKSDTRRSADDASQSASFAGILMLALTSVSTVLGIAIAWLITRRIKTLLGGEPAYASDIARQIAGGNLAINVDLQPRDTTSLLAAMNDMRARLSGIVQQVHDSSASISTGSSEIAIGSNDLSRRTEEQAASVQQTAASMEQISQTLRQNGDTVREAAQLATAASQTATKGNDVVRNVITTMGDISTSSRKIGDIITVIDGIAFQTNILALNAAVEAARAGEQGRGFAVVAGEVRSLAQRSASAAREIKELITTSMEKVESGSQLVAHAGETMTDIVTQAQHVADLISEIGVTTQEQESGIAQINQAITQMDSVTQQNAALVEESASAADSLSDQAAKLVELMSMFTIQNTSGNASPRRQPHTPPALKKPAPAKLALTSKGNSNDWEQF from the coding sequence ATGAGCATTTTCAAAAACATGAAACTTGCCACTATGCTAGGTACCGGTTTCGCCATCGTGCTGATAATTAGTTTCTTTGTCTCTACATATGGGCAATTTCAATTGCGGCAGCAAAGCGACAATGTCAACACGTTAGCGGGCGACCAACTGGAAGGGTTACTGCTGGTGCAGGAACTGAAAGATAATCTGAACAGCGTCGCCATTTCGATTCGCAACCTGACGCTGTTTACCGCACCGGATCAGGTGGCGCAGGAAAAACAGCTGACAACGAAAATAATCGCGCGAAACAGCGAAATTCTAAAGCGCATCGCCGAACTGGCCGGTTCCCCCAAAGAAAAAGCGCTGTTTGATGCAATCAATCAGGCACGGCCCGCCAGCCTTGCCGCCACGCAAAAAGCCATTGCATTCAGCCAGGATAACAAACTGGATGAAGCCAAAGCCGTCATCATGAACGAAGTGAAACCGGCGCAGGAAAACTACTTCAAAGCCATCAACGACATGGTGAGCTACCAGAAAAGCGATACCCGGCGATCGGCTGACGATGCCAGCCAGTCCGCGAGCTTCGCCGGCATACTGATGCTGGCACTCACCAGCGTGTCGACGGTACTGGGTATCGCCATCGCCTGGTTGATAACCCGCAGAATCAAAACACTGCTGGGCGGTGAACCAGCCTATGCCTCCGATATTGCACGTCAGATTGCCGGCGGCAACCTGGCCATCAACGTCGATCTGCAACCGCGCGATACCACTAGCCTGCTGGCTGCCATGAACGATATGCGCGCCAGACTGAGCGGGATTGTGCAGCAGGTACACGATAGCAGCGCATCTATTTCCACCGGCTCCAGCGAAATCGCCATCGGCAGCAACGACCTGAGCCGCCGCACCGAAGAGCAGGCCGCCAGCGTGCAGCAGACCGCCGCCTCTATGGAGCAAATTAGCCAGACCCTCCGTCAGAACGGCGACACCGTACGCGAAGCCGCCCAGCTCGCCACCGCAGCCAGCCAGACCGCCACTAAAGGCAACGACGTCGTGCGCAACGTTATCACCACGATGGGCGACATCAGCACCAGTTCCCGTAAGATTGGCGACATCATTACCGTGATTGACGGCATCGCCTTCCAGACCAATATCCTCGCGCTCAACGCCGCGGTAGAGGCCGCCCGCGCCGGCGAACAGGGCCGTGGTTTCGCGGTGGTAGCGGGTGAAGTACGCTCACTGGCGCAGCGCTCAGCGTCTGCCGCCCGTGAAATCAAAGAACTCATCACCACCAGTATGGAAAAAGTGGAAAGCGGCTCCCAGTTGGTGGCGCACGCCGGCGAAACCATGACGGATATCGTCACGCAGGCGCAGCATGTTGCCGACCTGATTAGCGAAATCGGCGTCACCACGCAGGAACAGGAATCCGGTATTGCACAAATCAATCAGGCCATCACCCAGATGGACAGCGTAACCCAACAAAACGCAGCGTTGGTTGAAGAGTCTGCCAGCGCCGCCGACAGCCTGAGTGACCAGGCGGCAAAACTGGTGGAACTGATGAGCATGTTTACCATTCAGAACACGTCAGGCAACGCGTCTCCCCGGCGGCAACCACACACCCCGCCGGCACTAAAAAAACCAGCCCCTGCCAAACTGGCGTTAACGAGCAAAGGCAATAGCAACGATTGGGAACAATTCTAA
- a CDS encoding methyl-accepting chemotaxis protein — translation MNALKKMKLGTMLSAGFALVIVIGLLVATFGRTQLAGLGDDIDHLSTTTLTNMMLIQEAKTGFDTNSRLVRNIALSNDPERITREKALIDRQIARNTEVLKQLSERLDTPETREQLNQLTLARPAYLQAFNKAVQLGISGQPELRDQARELILNDMQTAQNGVFKALDNMLDFQKKITMNVVTDSMQNARSDGSIMLALALVAAVLGALTAWLITRTVKGQLGGEPVYAAAVAQRIADGNLAFNVELRAGDNHSVLAAMNEMREKLGQIVTQVRQSSESIATGASEIAAGSTDLSQRTEEQAASLQQTAASMEQMSQTIRQNGETVRTATTLAQSASSTAARGGEAVNNIVRTMEDISHSSHKIGDIISVIDGIAFQTNILALNAAVEAARAGEQGRGFAVVAGEVRNLAQRSASAAKEIKELITASVEKVETGSTLVSEAGSTIDELVKQARHVADLIGEIGVTTHEQESGISQINDAVNQLDQVTQQNASLVEESASAADSLSDQAAKLVELMSIFNIQNAFSHQTTLLQKPGTGQKKPTPSKLALANNASSSNWEQF, via the coding sequence ATGAACGCGCTGAAAAAAATGAAACTGGGCACCATGCTGAGTGCCGGATTCGCCCTGGTCATCGTGATCGGTTTACTGGTAGCAACATTTGGCCGAACCCAACTGGCGGGACTGGGGGACGACATCGACCACCTCTCCACCACCACGCTCACCAACATGATGCTGATTCAGGAAGCCAAAACCGGCTTCGATACCAATTCCCGTCTGGTGCGTAATATTGCGCTCAGTAACGATCCTGAACGCATCACCCGTGAAAAGGCGCTTATCGACCGGCAAATTGCGCGCAACACCGAAGTGCTCAAACAACTGTCGGAACGACTTGATACGCCGGAAACGCGCGAGCAGCTTAATCAGCTGACGCTGGCGCGCCCCGCATATTTACAGGCATTCAACAAGGCGGTCCAACTGGGTATTTCCGGCCAGCCGGAACTGCGCGATCAGGCCCGAGAACTGATTCTCAACGATATGCAAACCGCCCAGAACGGCGTATTCAAAGCGCTGGACAACATGCTCGACTTTCAGAAAAAAATCACCATGAACGTGGTGACGGATTCCATGCAGAACGCCCGTTCAGATGGCTCGATAATGCTGGCGCTGGCGCTGGTCGCTGCGGTGCTCGGCGCCCTGACCGCCTGGCTGATCACCCGCACGGTTAAAGGCCAGTTGGGCGGCGAACCGGTTTACGCGGCGGCGGTTGCCCAACGAATTGCCGACGGCAATCTGGCCTTTAACGTCGAACTGCGCGCGGGCGACAATCACAGCGTGCTGGCAGCCATGAACGAAATGCGGGAAAAACTGGGACAGATAGTCACCCAGGTGCGCCAGAGCAGCGAATCCATCGCTACCGGCGCCAGCGAAATCGCCGCTGGCAGCACCGACCTGAGTCAGCGCACCGAAGAACAGGCCGCCAGTCTGCAACAAACCGCGGCCTCGATGGAACAGATGAGCCAGACCATCCGTCAGAACGGCGAGACTGTGCGCACCGCCACCACACTGGCGCAGTCGGCCAGTTCGACCGCCGCCAGAGGGGGCGAGGCCGTCAACAATATCGTTCGCACTATGGAAGACATCTCTCACAGTTCGCACAAAATCGGCGACATTATCAGCGTCATCGACGGCATTGCCTTCCAGACCAATATTCTGGCGCTGAATGCCGCGGTAGAAGCCGCCCGCGCCGGCGAGCAAGGCCGCGGCTTTGCCGTGGTGGCGGGCGAGGTGAGAAATCTGGCTCAGCGCTCCGCTTCCGCCGCCAAGGAGATCAAGGAGTTGATCACTGCCAGCGTCGAAAAAGTGGAAACCGGCTCAACGCTGGTGAGCGAAGCCGGCTCCACCATTGACGAACTGGTGAAGCAGGCGCGTCACGTGGCGGATTTGATTGGCGAAATCGGCGTGACCACCCACGAGCAGGAATCCGGCATTTCACAGATTAACGATGCGGTTAACCAGCTCGATCAGGTCACCCAGCAGAATGCCTCTCTGGTGGAAGAATCGGCCAGCGCCGCCGACAGCCTGAGCGACCAGGCGGCAAAACTGGTGGAACTGATGAGCATATTCAATATTCAGAATGCGTTTAGCCACCAAACTACATTGCTGCAAAAACCGGGAACCGGGCAGAAAAAACCGACCCCATCCAAACTGGCGCTGGCAAACAACGCCAGCAGCAGCAACTGGGAACAGTTCTAA
- a CDS encoding serine hydrolase domain-containing protein produces MSYLRAFSLNLLLILSCFMLCACGTLSQVTMPARYDAYLTHSSFPANVDDMVHHYMKDKSVSGISIAVIHNRGPAQFYCYGVTDEQSRYAITPDTLFALGSISKGITADVVSQLVLQKKLRWEDTLATLLPKNTPLSEDAKRITLLQLVTHTSGLPRQDIDFPILAKFVRYLGSGENFYGELDSDEVLHYLADFSVPSHPATQYSNLGYAILGYILKDKFHQNIEEMAKAGLFTPLAMQQTSFRPETLARFAFRALGHAGDQPKFIARGALTPDWHFSNNMLSAAGLYSNAHDLIIYLRAHLDDTPSPLINQTFAQINQGYARHGNQVQNIAWVTDADGKNSITYQVGYIGGYSSFIGFDKQHGNAIVVLQNAFNWSNYLGIALLTDLAERR; encoded by the coding sequence ATGTCGTATCTACGGGCGTTCTCTTTAAATCTGTTGCTGATTCTGAGCTGTTTTATGCTCTGCGCCTGCGGAACGCTGTCACAAGTCACTATGCCTGCTCGTTACGACGCCTATCTTACCCATTCTTCCTTCCCGGCGAATGTCGATGACATGGTGCATCATTATATGAAGGATAAGTCGGTATCAGGCATCAGCATTGCGGTTATCCATAACCGAGGGCCGGCTCAGTTTTACTGTTATGGCGTGACGGATGAGCAAAGCCGCTATGCCATTACACCCGATACCTTGTTTGCCCTGGGGTCGATCAGTAAGGGCATTACCGCCGATGTGGTCAGCCAATTGGTGCTGCAGAAAAAATTACGCTGGGAAGATACGCTCGCTACGTTGCTGCCAAAAAATACGCCTTTAAGCGAGGATGCAAAGCGAATCACGTTATTACAGCTGGTCACGCACACTTCCGGTTTGCCTCGTCAGGATATCGATTTTCCGATTCTGGCTAAATTTGTGCGTTATCTCGGCAGCGGCGAGAATTTCTATGGCGAGCTGGATAGTGATGAGGTATTGCATTATCTGGCGGATTTCAGTGTGCCTTCGCACCCGGCCACACAATATTCAAACCTTGGCTATGCCATTCTCGGCTATATCCTGAAAGATAAATTCCACCAGAATATTGAGGAGATGGCGAAAGCGGGTCTTTTCACGCCTCTTGCTATGCAGCAAACCAGTTTCAGACCGGAAACGTTAGCGCGTTTTGCGTTCCGCGCCCTGGGGCATGCTGGCGATCAACCTAAATTCATTGCGCGTGGCGCGCTAACGCCAGACTGGCATTTCAGCAATAATATGCTCTCGGCGGCAGGGCTATACAGTAACGCGCATGATTTAATCATCTATCTTCGCGCTCATCTGGACGATACGCCTTCACCGTTGATAAATCAGACTTTTGCACAGATAAATCAAGGCTACGCCCGTCACGGAAACCAGGTGCAAAACATTGCCTGGGTAACCGACGCCGACGGAAAAAACAGCATCACGTATCAGGTGGGGTATATCGGCGGGTATTCCAGTTTTATCGGCTTTGATAAGCAACATGGCAACGCGATTGTCGTCCTGCAAAACGCCTTTAACTGGAGTAACTATCTGGGGATTGCGCTATTAACCGACTTAGCGGAAAGACGCTGA
- the ugpB gene encoding sn-glycerol-3-phosphate ABC transporter substrate-binding protein UgpB, whose protein sequence is MFQHAIRKTAAVVIMALAASAQAQAVTEIPFWHSMEGELGKTVNSLADRFNQTHSDVNIVPVYKGNYEQSLAAGIAAFRSGNAPAILQVYEVGTATMMTSKAIKPVYQVFKDAGVPYDENIFVPTVSGYYSDSKTGHLLSQPFNSSTPVLYYNKDAFKKAGLDPEQPPKTWQQMAEYTAKLRASGMKCGYASGWQGWIQIENFSAWNGLPIATKNNGFDGLDAVLEFNKPVQVKHIQMLEDMNKKGDFTYYGRKDEPTEKFYNGDCAMTTASSGSLANIRQYAKFNYGVAMMPYDADVKGAPQNAIIGGASLWVMNGKDAATYKGVAEFMQFLSTPEIAAEWHQKTGYLPITTAAYELTKQQGFYDKNPGADIATRQMLNKEPLPFTKGLRLGNMPQIRTIVDEELESVWTGKKTPQQALDAAVERGNALLRRFEQANK, encoded by the coding sequence ATGTTTCAGCACGCTATCCGTAAAACCGCCGCCGTCGTCATTATGGCGTTAGCCGCCAGCGCACAGGCGCAGGCGGTTACCGAAATCCCGTTCTGGCATTCGATGGAAGGGGAACTGGGTAAGACCGTGAATTCTCTGGCTGACCGTTTCAACCAGACGCACAGCGACGTCAACATCGTGCCGGTGTACAAAGGCAACTACGAGCAGAGTCTGGCGGCCGGTATTGCGGCGTTCCGCAGCGGCAATGCGCCGGCTATCCTGCAAGTGTACGAAGTGGGCACCGCCACCATGATGACCAGCAAGGCTATCAAGCCGGTGTATCAGGTGTTCAAAGACGCCGGCGTGCCGTACGACGAGAACATCTTCGTGCCGACCGTCTCCGGTTATTACTCCGATTCCAAAACCGGGCACCTGCTGTCTCAGCCGTTCAACAGCTCCACCCCGGTGCTGTACTACAACAAAGACGCCTTCAAAAAAGCGGGTCTGGACCCGGAGCAGCCGCCGAAAACCTGGCAGCAGATGGCCGAATACACCGCTAAATTGCGTGCGTCCGGTATGAAGTGCGGCTACGCCAGCGGCTGGCAGGGCTGGATTCAGATTGAAAACTTCAGCGCCTGGAACGGCCTGCCGATCGCCACCAAAAACAACGGCTTCGATGGCCTTGATGCGGTGCTGGAGTTCAACAAGCCGGTTCAGGTCAAGCATATTCAGATGCTGGAAGACATGAACAAGAAAGGGGACTTCACCTACTACGGCCGCAAAGACGAACCGACCGAGAAGTTCTATAACGGCGACTGCGCGATGACCACCGCGTCATCCGGTTCGCTGGCGAATATTCGTCAGTACGCCAAGTTCAACTACGGCGTAGCCATGATGCCGTATGACGCCGACGTGAAAGGCGCGCCGCAGAACGCCATTATCGGCGGCGCCAGCCTGTGGGTGATGAACGGCAAAGACGCCGCTACCTATAAAGGCGTGGCGGAGTTCATGCAGTTCCTGTCTACGCCGGAAATCGCCGCCGAGTGGCACCAGAAGACCGGCTATCTGCCGATCACCACCGCCGCTTACGAGCTGACCAAACAGCAGGGTTTCTATGACAAGAACCCCGGCGCCGACATCGCCACCCGTCAGATGCTGAACAAAGAACCGCTGCCGTTCACCAAGGGGCTGCGTCTGGGCAACATGCCGCAGATTCGCACCATCGTGGACGAAGAGCTGGAAAGTGTCTGGACGGGTAAGAAAACCCCGCAGCAGGCGCTGGATGCCGCTGTGGAACGCGGCAACGCGCTGCTGCGCCGCTTCGAACAAGCGAACAAGTAA